ccctctctcacattctctctctcttgcatgctctctctttctcaattgatctctctttctaccatggtctctctctctctcacacaaatgcCCATTCATACGGTCTCACCGCACCCTTTCATGCTTACGCAACATCAATGACCTCACCTCCTTTAACAGCGTTCTTTGCCTGTTTTCTGCCACCACTCAGccacagctgtctgtctgctttggGTCAAACAGGAGGTTTAAATGCCCTGCTATGGAAACAACCAACATGTGGGTTTAAACAGGAAGCTAACTTCTAACCTCTCTTGCTGATGACATGCTTGAGCTGCTTTGGCGGGATGTAAAACAGCgctgcatacagtatatgagcaTAAAACCAAGCTCAAGTATTGTCACTGTCAGTCACTGTTTAAATGGCACATTTACTTgctaatttattttttaattcaatCTGGTTGTAGAAGCTGTCGGATGAACAGTTTAGTGGACTGATTGATGGATTCATGGAACTTTGAATATTACTGGATCGCTCATTGATTGCGTCATTGACTGGTAGAAGCTGTTAAGTGACGTGTTGATAGGGCAATTAAGTGAGTGGGGAAACTGGTTGAAAGAACTGCTTGGTTCCAACATAAACTGTTAAAGGCCTACAACACTGCTTGGCAGATATTAGCGTCTTATTGATTCACTGAGTCATGGCCTTGGTTTGGGTCGAGGAGCAGCTAGCTGATGTATTGACTGAGTGATTGAGGGCTTTGCTTTACTCCAGCAGGTGGTCTAAAACAATGCTCAAATGATGTTATTTGCTCATTGATTGACTTGAGTCATGCTTTGGTAAGGTTCCAGAAGCTGCTGACTGATGGATGATGTAACTTAATGGGTAATATTGGCAACAGGAGGCTGTTAACTGACACATTGATTGAGTGACTGAGGCTTTGCTTTGCCAGAACCTGCTTAAAGCCATTGACATCCTTGTCTCCAGAGGGATTGTACTGATTCATTAATTAACTGAGGCCTTTTCTGTACTTTGTTTTGCTTGGAGCAACTATCACAGATCTAAAATGTTGGTCACTTAATATTACTGGATTTAGAAGCAGTACACTGAGGTTTCTGCTTTTTTGCGTCGCTGTGTCCCTCTAGAACGTGCTAAGCACGGAGGGGTTCTTTTAATGTGGATTTACAAAGGTAAAGGTTGATAAACATTATCGCATCTAGGTGCTGTGCACTTTGGGGTTCTGCTTTGCCCTAGTAGAACCTGCTGAGGTCAGAAACTGGTTCTGAAACGTTGGTTGATTGATATATTGGACCTAGAAGACGGTTCACTGAGGGTTCTGCTCTTGTTTGGTCCTGCAGAACCTGCTGAAGGCGGAGGAGCACAGCTGGTCACTGGCGGAGCTGATCCACGCGGTGGTGCTGCTGACCCACTACCACTCACTGGCCAGTTTCACCTTTGGCTGCGGCATCAGCCCAGAGATCCACACAGACGGAGGGCACACCTTCAGGCCGCCATCGCTTAGCGGATACTGCGTCTGCGACATCGCCAACGGCAACGGTGTCGCCCATGAGATGGATCGTAACCACCTGGTGAGTGGGAgatggctgcgtgtgtgtgtgtgtgtgtgtgtgtgtgtgtgttgatatgcgCTTAAGTAAAGGAGAATTTGTGCATGGAAAGaacagagtgtatgtgtgtccagttGTGTACACGCAacaccccagtgtgtgtgttatagtcaGTGGGAGGAatggacagatagaaagagggagtgagagtctgtgtgggCGTTTGCGGTCATGATGTGGAAACTGAGAAACTTAATGGCACAGAACAAATGAAGGGTGCTCTGTGCAAATGCTGTTGATCTACATGTGTCGTGAAGGCTAACATgagctctttgtgtgtgatcaCAGGCAACAGAGGTGGGCGGTGAGGTGGAGGTGCTGATAGAACGGATGAAACAGCTGCAGGAGTGCCGTGACGAGGAGGAGGCTAGTCAGGAGGAGATGGCCACGCGCTTCGagagggaaaagacagagagcatgCTGGTGGCCACCGCAGGTAATCAACATGTTCTGACATTCCTTCCATTCATAcaacattccattccattcctaGAATTCCGTCTCAATAGCTCAACGGTGCTGTAGCTGTTCCGTTGCATTCATTTGCCTAATGACAGACTTGAACTTGAGAGATTTTTTCACAATTCCTTCAGGATTTTTAGAATACCTTCATAGTTTAATGGCTACTGTAGTTGTGCTCCCATGGTTGTACTATAACCCAGCAGGTTAATATTGAGATGATTGGTTCTGGGTGTTATCAGCTAATGAggatttgtgttgtgatgtgtgcagaggatgaggagagtgtGCCATCCAGAGACGTGTCGCGCCACTTTGAGGACCCCAGCTACGGCTATAAGGACTTctccaggagaggagagcatgTACCCACCCTCAgagtgcaggtacacacacaaacgcacaggtTCATCTATGTACACACCAATATGTAGCCAcccatacatatatatgcacatgcTTCACATTcagactcactgacacacacgcccacgcagTCTGCATGAAACCAGACACTATAACCCCCCCTGCTGTGTTGGCTGACCGTGGAACCCTCTGTTCTCTGGTGTCGGCAGGACTACAGCTGGGAGGACCACGGCTACTCCTTGGTGAACCGGCTGTACCCGgatgttggtcagctgttggacGAGAAGTTCCAGATGGCCTACAACCTGACCTACAACACCATGGCCATGCACCATGGCGTGGACACCTCCATGCTCCGCAGAGCCATATGGAACTACATCCACTGCATGTTCGGAATCCGGTCCGTACCTTTAATAGTTTTACATACCTATTTGACACTAATCTATGCACCATAAATTAAAATAGGCTATTTACTTTTTGGTTAATAATAAAACTCTTTCGTAATCTTTTGTAATGTCAGTTCATTGAGCTTTTACGTgttttactgtatgtgttgtaTATGTATAGAATTGTATGAGTGCTACCACGTGTTGCAATGCTAACCGGTTTCTTTATCACTTCAGATATGATGATTATGACTATGGAGAGATAAATCAGCTTCTCGACCGAAGCTTCAAGGTCTACATCAAGACTATGGTCTGCTGTCCCGAGAAAACTACAAAGAGGATGTACGAGAGCTTCTGGAGGCAGTTCAAGCACTCTGAAAAAGTAAGCATTTGTCatgtgattacacacacacacacagatacaaaaccTAGCCACATTGAATGGTTTAAGAGACTTCTCCAAATAGATTGTGGCTTTAGGAGCGAACGAAATTAAATTAGTATAAATTTAATTTAGTATAGAGCATTATAATTACTGCATTTTATTAGGCTGGCAGTCATGAGAATGTGTTAATAActgcatctatctatctctctccctccccacctccctctgtctctctctctcattctctccgcAGGTACATGTAAATTTGCTTCTTATGGAAGCGCGCATGCAGGCTGAGCTGCTGTATGCTCTGAGAGCAATCACCCGCTACATGACATGAAGTGATTTTTGTCATTTTCCTCCTGTTTTTACTCTTCATCATTGTTGCTTTTGTGggacacttacaaaaaaaagaaaatcaaaacaacaacaaaaaaaagaaaaaaggaaacgcAAGAATGTGGCATCTTTAAGACAtggcatcttcatcatcttcttgaaggatgcagagatggactggAAAGGAaagtaaaatgaatgaatgacaggactaaaagaaggaaaaatataCATCTATTGCAAGAGGTGCGTGTTTGAGCCCACTACAGGGTGTCCGGCGCGCAGTGCCAAACCctggccactagagggcgccTGAACCATGATCTCTCCTCCCACGCTTCCTCTGTTGAGGATGCCGGCGGACTGACTTGTGATGTTTCTAACGGAGGAACGACACCTCCAGTTTAGTGTGGAGTCGCCGCCAACCACAGAGTCAAGgaaaagataaagaaaaaaaacttgtaaggtgggggggggactaCCCCTGCCGCAACTCCCCAGCCCCGCCCCCTTCCTGTGCACAAACTGCACTAGCATATTTTTACCTTGCTTCTGTCTCTGGTTCCAACATTATCATTACGATTCATTTTTTATTGCATTAAGGTTGTTGTcattttgtgcgtgtgttttttttcatgtgttttggGAGGCGGCTTGAGGCTGGAGTATTACTTGTTTTAACGGAGTGCCTGAACCACAGACAGCCAGGCTACCTGTTGGTGCTGCTCAACTCTCATAACCCCAATCCCAAATCCCCAGCCCCATTACCCGTATATGTATAAGCTAACCCATAGAGAACGTGAATGTGCGCATCTTCGtctgtgtggatggatggatgggtgtgtgtgtgtgtgtgtgtgtgtgtgtttggatgtgaaCGActgaaaagtgagagagagatttaaaaaatCTGAAATCGCTGCCTGAGCCCTGTTTAAAAGGTTTactgtaaaaaacaaaacaaacaacaacaaaaaacaccacTTTGTTTCAGCGTTGTGACATTTCCAAAGtgttttcaggaaaaaaaaacagaaaaaaatagatacaaaaaaaaaaacaagaaaaaagaaaaacatgtcaaaAACAGAAactagctttttttttgttgttggaaATTTCAAACGTTCGAAAAAAATCAAACGCACTTTTTTTAGACAAGCGATATGCTTTGGCTTATAGtagcagtgtggtgtggtgaccattttacattaaacaaaaaatgaaaaggtggggggggggggggaaagaaacgAAAAGAGGTCTTCCTGCCGAGATGATGATGCGCTTCCTGACGTTCGACCATCGGCTTGTCTTCCTTTTGTACGCATCCCATTCAGTGGATACGGTCACCCTCCTAGTTACCCAGACCACGACTTCAAATCAAGCCATGGCTGGGGTTGTCAGTATAAGCAAGATATAAAATACCTcctgttatttgtttgttggtttgtttttctccttaAAGTGCTCTTCACTGAGCTTTTCATGCAGGCGagtgtctgcacatgtgcaaAAGCAGACGCGCTTGCATGCCGTCTGTCACTCTGGCAATGCAGTCAGAGGTGAACGAAGCTTgttttcgtttttatttcccaAAACATAACCAGTGTAACTaagcagattttttttgttattttttctgtttttgtttagttaAGCTGTGGTGGGATCTCCACTgttactgtttttgtttgtttgtttactaaaAAACAGTATAGTTCTGTTGGCATCTGTGTGGGTAGGaaaaggatggaggagagagaagagggggatggtacttttttttttttttttttgcaaaacacTTGTAAAACAAGCGCAGAGgtatttgggatttttttttttaaccaaactTCTGAGACTGACGTCAGTTACTGAGTTttataagaagaaaaaaaaaacaataaaacatgagATTTGAactgctgtgtgttgtttgggtTTTATTCCTGATTTCTGAGACATCAAATATGACTCGGGAAACAAAGCATAACATACTCATAAAATAGCCAAAGTCCATTTCTTACTGACACCAAAACAGTTCATTCTGGGAGTTTCTTTCACTGTGTTTAGCACAGCGTACTGGCTTTACCGTCTGAACCACTTCAGCACTTTTAAAGTTGTTCGTCAGTTCTTCAGTTCTGCGGTGACATAAGCACTTCCT
Above is a genomic segment from Clupea harengus chromosome 15, Ch_v2.0.2, whole genome shotgun sequence containing:
- the sesn1 gene encoding sestrin-1 isoform X1 is translated as MEDVQDPLARWDALCSRDRSSREATMEVINQEVLRRAEGIGPLSPGAATCPSQAADLNDMLARILMFSKRCPFGDVREKCSGILQSVQDMGVRIPRPLVNGPSRFIPEKEILQVSKVDDRMVSIFEDAFATLGRLDNISLVMGFHPQYLESFLRTQHYLLQMDGPLSLQYRHYIGIMAAARHQCSYLVNLHVNDFLQVGGDQKWLKGLDMAPCKLQMLGELNKILAHRPWLLTKEHIENLLKAEEHSWSLAELIHAVVLLTHYHSLASFTFGCGISPEIHTDGGHTFRPPSLSGYCVCDIANGNGVAHEMDRNHLATEVGGEVEVLIERMKQLQECRDEEEASQEEMATRFEREKTESMLVATAEDEESVPSRDVSRHFEDPSYGYKDFSRRGEHVPTLRVQDYSWEDHGYSLVNRLYPDVGQLLDEKFQMAYNLTYNTMAMHHGVDTSMLRRAIWNYIHCMFGIRYDDYDYGEINQLLDRSFKVYIKTMVCCPEKTTKRMYESFWRQFKHSEKVHVNLLLMEARMQAELLYALRAITRYMT
- the sesn1 gene encoding sestrin-1 isoform X2 — protein: MRQATAATETMKNTSLTVTDFFKICTHCERLSKKDMGVRIPRPLVNGPSRFIPEKEILQVSKVDDRMVSIFEDAFATLGRLDNISLVMGFHPQYLESFLRTQHYLLQMDGPLSLQYRHYIGIMAAARHQCSYLVNLHVNDFLQVGGDQKWLKGLDMAPCKLQMLGELNKILAHRPWLLTKEHIENLLKAEEHSWSLAELIHAVVLLTHYHSLASFTFGCGISPEIHTDGGHTFRPPSLSGYCVCDIANGNGVAHEMDRNHLATEVGGEVEVLIERMKQLQECRDEEEASQEEMATRFEREKTESMLVATAEDEESVPSRDVSRHFEDPSYGYKDFSRRGEHVPTLRVQDYSWEDHGYSLVNRLYPDVGQLLDEKFQMAYNLTYNTMAMHHGVDTSMLRRAIWNYIHCMFGIRYDDYDYGEINQLLDRSFKVYIKTMVCCPEKTTKRMYESFWRQFKHSEKVHVNLLLMEARMQAELLYALRAITRYMT